A single genomic interval of Sulfuricella sp. harbors:
- a CDS encoding nucleotidyltransferase family protein: MISTLNILQSKRAEILALAAKHGASNVRLFGSVVRGEDREDSDVDFLVDMQETRSLFDLIGLQQDIEKAIGRKVDVLTPNGINRYLKDRILHEAAPL, translated from the coding sequence ATGATCAGTACACTCAATATCCTACAAAGCAAAAGGGCCGAAATCCTGGCGCTTGCTGCCAAGCACGGGGCAAGCAATGTCCGCCTGTTCGGCTCAGTTGTTCGCGGTGAAGACCGGGAAGACAGCGACGTGGATTTTCTGGTGGACATGCAGGAAACACGCAGCCTGTTCGACTTGATCGGCCTGCAGCAGGACATCGAGAAGGCCATCGGCAGGAAAGTGGACGTGCTCACCCCCAACGGCATCAATCGCTACCTAAAGGATCGCATCCTCCACGAGGCTGCACCTCTGTGA
- a CDS encoding DUF86 domain-containing protein translates to MTKDRSVYIRHIYDCIGWINEYVQAGKEAFFQDRKTQDAVIRNLEVIGQAVKDLGTDSLTASHPETPWPQIAATRNFLAHQYLGVDLTLIWNIVEQNLPQMEQKIIAIAKDEGINLFAPDTPESL, encoded by the coding sequence GTGACCAAAGACCGCTCCGTCTATATCCGCCACATTTACGATTGCATCGGCTGGATCAATGAATACGTGCAGGCAGGCAAGGAAGCCTTCTTTCAAGACCGCAAAACCCAAGACGCCGTTATCCGCAACCTCGAAGTCATCGGCCAAGCCGTCAAGGATTTGGGAACCGATAGCCTGACGGCCTCACACCCCGAAACACCCTGGCCGCAAATCGCCGCTACCAGGAACTTTCTGGCACACCAATATCTAGGCGTCGATTTGACACTCATCTGGAACATCGTCGAACAGAATTTACCGCAAATGGAACAGAAAATCATCGCAATCGCCAAAGATGAGGGGATCAACTTATTTGCGCCAGACACTCCAGAATCTTTGTGA
- a CDS encoding HD domain-containing phosphohydrolase: MLLITGLNFRSLSTQAIENQALAHAELVKAGLTAHMKAGIMDRRDYYLDEIKDLLHVNTLNIIRGDVVTRQFGPGKAQEQVADGIAKQAFDTKQPVFILNEFSLQPTARVIVPYIASQQGGLNCLTCHNVAEGTVLGGIDIELDVKEYRNHALWVMVGLLALSIVAFALVFVNTARTIRNHVQQPLETLIDNAKTAYMQHQPVSPDQFDSREFSNVADEINLFNTEIIAHQDMLQKKNEELLALNDEIESTLRETIYTMGVIEEKRSHETANHTRRVSLYSQLLAQKAELTPREVELIAAASPLHDIGKLGIPDDVLMKPGRFTEEERNIMMNHPAIGYAMLKHSQRDTLVAAGIIAHQHQEKWDGTGYPQGLAGENIHVFGRIVALADVFDALYSPRVYKEAWSAEKVVDWFGEQRGIHFDPRLVDIFLANIDEFVAIYNRYPADKETEM, encoded by the coding sequence TTGCTGCTGATCACAGGACTTAATTTCCGTTCTCTCTCTACTCAAGCCATCGAAAACCAGGCGCTGGCGCATGCCGAACTGGTCAAGGCCGGTCTGACCGCCCACATGAAGGCGGGCATTATGGACCGGCGAGATTACTATCTGGACGAGATCAAGGACCTGCTCCATGTTAATACCCTGAACATTATTCGTGGAGATGTGGTTACGAGGCAGTTTGGTCCGGGAAAGGCCCAGGAGCAGGTCGCGGATGGCATCGCCAAACAGGCTTTTGATACCAAACAACCGGTATTTATCCTTAATGAGTTTTCGCTCCAGCCAACTGCCCGCGTCATCGTGCCCTACATCGCATCGCAACAGGGAGGGCTCAACTGCCTCACCTGCCATAATGTTGCCGAGGGTACAGTGCTTGGCGGGATAGATATTGAGCTTGATGTCAAAGAGTATCGAAATCATGCTTTATGGGTAATGGTGGGTTTGCTGGCGCTATCCATAGTGGCTTTTGCGCTGGTCTTCGTGAACACTGCCCGCACCATCCGGAATCATGTTCAGCAGCCGCTGGAGACGCTTATTGATAACGCCAAGACTGCTTACATGCAGCATCAGCCGGTGAGTCCGGATCAATTCGATAGCCGCGAGTTTTCCAATGTCGCCGATGAGATTAACCTCTTCAATACAGAGATTATTGCCCATCAGGACATGCTGCAAAAAAAGAATGAGGAACTGCTCGCCCTCAATGACGAAATCGAAAGCACGCTGCGGGAGACCATCTACACCATGGGCGTGATCGAAGAGAAACGATCCCATGAGACCGCCAATCATACCCGGCGCGTTTCGCTCTACAGCCAGCTATTGGCGCAGAAGGCGGAGTTGACGCCGAGAGAGGTGGAGTTGATCGCCGCAGCGTCACCTCTGCATGATATTGGCAAACTCGGGATTCCCGATGATGTATTGATGAAGCCCGGGCGCTTCACCGAAGAAGAGCGGAATATCATGATGAACCACCCCGCCATCGGTTACGCCATGTTGAAGCACTCGCAGCGCGACACGCTGGTCGCGGCCGGCATTATTGCCCACCAGCATCAGGAGAAGTGGGATGGTACCGGCTATCCGCAGGGATTGGCCGGTGAAAATATCCATGTCTTTGGCCGCATCGTGGCGCTGGCCGACGTCTTTGATGCGCTTTATTCGCCACGCGTTTATAAGGAAGCATGGTCAGCCGAGAAAGTGGTTGACTGGTTTGGCGAACAGCGCGGCATACATTTTGATCCACGGCTGGTAGATATATTCCTCGCCAATATCGATGAGTTTGTGGCGATTTACAACCGGTACCCGGCAGATAAAGAAACCGAAATGTAA
- a CDS encoding polymer-forming cytoskeletal protein yields MFKTFMHATAKNNFNEIDNQAAEPPKAPLEIKPETPAPPKKPAPGEEGNKLIVGPNIKLKGLEITDCEILVVEGSVEASMNSRDIRIAEGGVFSGKAEIEVAEIRGLFEGELTASKKLVIYASGRVIGKIRYGALTIEEGGVLSGDVAAIIRDAQNAKTMPIAEPLKALPSQAETHEFKHVPASPVLGRTPLGGRRN; encoded by the coding sequence ATGTTTAAAACTTTTATGCACGCTACGGCCAAAAACAATTTCAACGAAATTGACAATCAGGCTGCGGAACCTCCCAAGGCGCCGCTGGAAATCAAGCCAGAGACTCCGGCGCCCCCCAAAAAACCGGCACCGGGTGAAGAAGGCAATAAACTGATCGTGGGTCCGAATATCAAGCTTAAAGGCCTGGAAATTACCGATTGCGAAATTCTGGTGGTTGAAGGCAGCGTCGAGGCATCCATGAACAGCCGTGACATTCGCATCGCTGAAGGCGGGGTGTTCTCGGGCAAGGCTGAAATAGAGGTGGCAGAAATAAGGGGGCTGTTCGAGGGAGAGTTGACCGCAAGCAAGAAATTGGTAATTTATGCTTCAGGAAGGGTTATCGGAAAAATTCGCTACGGCGCATTAACCATAGAAGAAGGCGGTGTTCTTTCGGGTGATGTGGCCGCGATAATCAGGGATGCGCAAAATGCCAAAACGATGCCCATTGCCGAGCCGCTGAAAGCGCTGCCAAGTCAGGCAGAAACGCACGAATTCAAGCATGTCCCCGCATCCCCTGTTCTGGGCCGTACCCCACTGGGCGGCCGGAGAAACTGA
- a CDS encoding YbdD/YjiX family protein, with the protein MWRKFWPTLRRLSGDDAYERYLAHHAQAHPDEPALNRKEFFQREQERKWSGVRRCC; encoded by the coding sequence ATGTGGCGTAAATTCTGGCCGACACTGCGGCGGCTGAGCGGCGACGATGCTTATGAGCGTTACCTTGCCCATCACGCCCAAGCCCACCCAGACGAACCGGCGTTAAACCGGAAAGAATTTTTTCAGCGCGAGCAGGAAAGAAAATGGAGCGGAGTCCGGCGATGCTGCTGA